From Enhydrobacter sp., the proteins below share one genomic window:
- a CDS encoding tyrosine-protein phosphatase → MSVTLLPHVVPLKGGSNFRDLGGYCTDDGRTVRRGAVFRSAHLGGLTAEDCGALSRIGVRTVVDLRGVSEAAETPHRIDSVACRVVGAPIEPGLGEKIRAAVADGTASPFLMMQFLTEHYRDYPRRCAPGFRTLFATLSDGQHRPLVFHCTAGKDRTGFASALLLTLLGVPWDAVVEDYLRTNELWTGHIGRYPELDVDTRAAIVEARTPYLEAAFEVVRTDYGSPQAFAERALGLDDAMVRRLRTELLES, encoded by the coding sequence ATGTCGGTCACCCTCCTTCCACACGTCGTGCCGCTAAAGGGCGGTTCCAACTTTCGCGACCTCGGCGGCTATTGCACGGACGATGGCCGCACCGTGCGCCGCGGTGCGGTCTTCCGGTCCGCCCATCTCGGCGGCCTCACCGCCGAGGATTGCGGCGCCCTCTCGCGCATCGGGGTGCGCACCGTCGTCGACCTGCGCGGCGTCAGCGAGGCGGCCGAGACGCCGCACCGCATCGACAGTGTGGCCTGCCGTGTCGTCGGCGCCCCCATCGAGCCGGGTCTTGGCGAGAAGATCCGAGCCGCCGTGGCCGATGGAACGGCCAGTCCTTTCCTGATGATGCAATTCCTCACCGAGCACTATCGGGACTATCCACGCCGCTGCGCGCCGGGCTTCCGCACCCTGTTCGCCACCCTGAGCGATGGCCAGCACCGGCCGCTGGTCTTTCACTGCACCGCCGGCAAGGATCGCACCGGCTTCGCCTCGGCGCTGCTGCTCACCCTGCTCGGTGTGCCCTGGGATGCGGTGGTCGAGGACTACCTGCGCACCAACGAGCTGTGGACCGGCCATATCGGCCGTTACCCCGAACTCGATGTCGACACCCGTGCCGCCATCGTCGAGGCGCGCACGCCCTATCTCGAGGCGGCCTTCGAAGTGGTGCGGACCGACTACGGCAGCCCGCAGGCCTTCGCCGAGCGTGCGCTCGGCCTCGACGATGCTATGGTGCGGCGGCTCAGGACGGAGCTGCTGGAGAGCTGA
- a CDS encoding TonB-dependent receptor, with the protein MRRRFTVRVLVLAGLALPHTALGQAGTSPATIDLEITARRFDEARGSIQPSLGATTYDFTPRTIENVPQGESAPLNQVLLRAPGVVQDSFGQVHVRGDHGNLQYRLDGVQLPEGLSIFNQVLATRFADRMSLITGALPAQYGFRTAGIIDMTLKSGTTHPGAEASMTAGSRDYLQPSLSYGGRSGAIDYFATGQFLHSGAGIENPEPTPTAIHNDTDQWHALAKITGIVDDETRLSFVAGGASARYQIPQRSGVVADFPVFGFSQINSALLDQRQWEDTYFGMLTVQKRHNSLDFQISAFSRYSQLSYQPDALGDLMFNGIAPWAGQQSFAAGLQGDGSWKAATDHTVRGGFLVQRERATSLTHSNVLPVDAAGDPTSDQPMGIVQGGDNIGWLLGIYLQDEWRAAPTVTVNFGLRFDAYSARIAENQLSPRINVVWKPNDVLTFHAGYARYFTPPPVNQVNDGAIQAALGTTGASPDTLNDPIRAERSNYFDAGFELRPLPGLRLGIDAYYRQVENLLDKGQFGAPIVLSYFNYANAHSKGIELSASYDDGPWSVFGNLAWSNTMANNINSAQFNFDTADLTFISQNYIYVDHDQGWTASAGAAYVFNHGSDWATRVSADLIYGSGLRRTLISPNDSAGQPYAVVNLSATQKIPIKGTRGAQVRFDVLNVFDTTYQIRDGTGVGVGAPQYGLRRTFLIGLSQKF; encoded by the coding sequence ATGCGACGGCGTTTCACAGTTCGAGTTTTGGTACTCGCCGGGCTCGCCTTGCCGCACACCGCCCTCGGACAAGCCGGAACGTCACCCGCCACCATCGACCTCGAGATCACCGCCCGACGCTTTGACGAGGCGCGCGGCTCCATCCAGCCGAGCCTCGGCGCGACGACGTACGATTTCACCCCGCGCACCATCGAAAACGTCCCGCAGGGCGAGAGCGCGCCGCTGAACCAGGTGCTGCTGCGTGCGCCCGGCGTCGTGCAGGACAGTTTCGGGCAGGTCCACGTCCGCGGCGACCACGGCAACCTGCAGTACCGGCTGGACGGCGTGCAGTTGCCCGAGGGCCTGTCGATCTTCAACCAGGTTCTGGCGACGCGCTTCGCCGACCGCATGTCGCTGATCACCGGCGCGTTGCCGGCGCAGTACGGCTTTCGCACCGCCGGCATCATTGACATGACGCTGAAATCGGGCACGACCCATCCGGGGGCCGAGGCCTCGATGACTGCCGGTTCACGCGACTACCTTCAACCGTCGCTGAGCTATGGCGGCCGCAGCGGCGCGATCGACTATTTCGCCACCGGTCAGTTCCTGCACAGCGGCGCCGGCATCGAGAATCCTGAGCCGACGCCGACGGCGATCCACAACGATACCGACCAGTGGCACGCACTGGCCAAGATCACCGGTATCGTCGACGACGAAACGCGGCTGAGTTTCGTCGCCGGCGGTGCCAGTGCCCGCTACCAGATTCCGCAACGGTCGGGCGTCGTCGCCGACTTTCCCGTCTTCGGCTTCTCGCAGATCAACAGCGCCTTGCTCGATCAGCGGCAGTGGGAAGACACCTATTTCGGCATGCTGACCGTGCAGAAACGCCACAACAGCCTCGATTTCCAGATCTCGGCCTTCTCCCGCTATTCGCAACTCTCCTACCAGCCCGATGCGCTGGGCGACCTGATGTTCAACGGCATCGCGCCGTGGGCGGGCCAGCAGAGCTTCGCCGCCGGCCTGCAGGGCGACGGCAGCTGGAAGGCTGCGACCGACCACACGGTCCGTGGCGGCTTCCTCGTCCAGCGCGAGCGCGCCACCAGTTTGACCCACTCGAACGTCCTGCCGGTCGACGCTGCTGGCGATCCGACGAGCGACCAGCCGATGGGCATCGTGCAGGGCGGCGACAACATCGGCTGGCTGCTCGGCATCTATCTCCAGGATGAGTGGCGTGCCGCGCCGACCGTCACCGTCAATTTCGGGCTGCGCTTCGACGCCTACTCGGCACGCATCGCCGAGAACCAGCTGAGTCCGCGCATCAACGTCGTTTGGAAGCCCAACGACGTGCTCACGTTCCATGCGGGCTACGCCCGCTACTTCACGCCGCCCCCGGTCAACCAGGTCAACGATGGCGCGATCCAGGCCGCCCTGGGCACGACCGGGGCTTCACCCGACACGCTCAACGATCCGATCCGGGCCGAGCGCTCCAACTACTTCGACGCGGGCTTCGAACTGCGTCCCTTGCCCGGCCTGCGCCTCGGCATCGATGCTTACTACCGCCAAGTCGAGAACCTGCTCGACAAGGGCCAGTTCGGCGCACCGATCGTGCTGAGCTACTTCAACTATGCTAACGCCCATTCCAAGGGCATCGAGCTCTCTGCGAGCTACGACGACGGTCCCTGGTCGGTGTTCGGCAACCTCGCCTGGTCGAACACCATGGCCAACAATATCAACTCGGCCCAGTTCAACTTCGATACGGCGGATCTTACCTTCATTTCACAGAATTACATCTACGTCGACCACGACCAGGGCTGGACCGCGTCGGCCGGCGCCGCCTATGTCTTCAATCACGGTTCGGACTGGGCGACGCGCGTATCGGCCGACCTGATTTACGGCAGCGGCCTGCGGCGCACCTTGATCAGCCCCAACGACTCGGCCGGCCAGCCCTATGCCGTGGTCAACCTGTCGGCGACGCAGAAGATCCCGATCAAGGGCACGCGCGGCGCCCAGGTCCGGTTCGACGTGCTGAACGTGTTCGATACGACCTATCAGATCCGTGACGGCACCGGCGTCGGCGTCGGCGCTCCGCAGTACGGCCTGCGCCGTACCTTCCTCATCGGACTGTCACAGAAGTTCTGA
- a CDS encoding alpha/beta fold hydrolase, with amino-acid sequence MARHDTPEPFKVDVPERALIDLDERLRRWRPAPAIADAGSWGSGTDPDFLADLVDHWRHGYDWNRCQEAINRWPNYLVDIGPQRLHFIREPGTEVDGAPRPLPLVISHGWPGSIVEFLGVIDKLAHPERYGGDPLDAFDVIAPSLPGYGFSGPPIREDGTVGPIGPRAVAGLWHKLVHEKLNYARPYGVQGGDWGAVISSWAAFDFPMKDERGVLGCHLNMMGLRPGIDLGVAKLTAEEQAWLTKAQATRDDVTAYQRIQATRPQTLGVALTDSPVGLAAWIIEKFQAWSDCAGDPRKRFSHDLLLDNIMVYWLTGTAGTATWLYRGFAQHDSRGLPKGQRVETPTGFAAFPRDLTPPPPLSWIERAYDLRRHTPMPRGGHFAALEEPDLLVDDIRAFFRPLRFGAAND; translated from the coding sequence TTGGCGCGCCATGACACGCCCGAACCCTTCAAGGTCGATGTCCCCGAACGCGCGCTGATCGATCTCGACGAGCGCCTGCGCCGCTGGCGTCCGGCGCCGGCCATCGCCGACGCCGGATCATGGGGATCGGGCACCGACCCCGATTTCCTGGCCGACCTGGTCGACCATTGGCGCCACGGCTACGACTGGAACCGCTGCCAGGAGGCGATCAACCGCTGGCCCAACTATCTGGTCGATATCGGCCCGCAGCGCCTGCATTTCATCCGCGAGCCCGGCACCGAGGTCGACGGTGCGCCGCGCCCCTTGCCGCTGGTGATCTCTCACGGCTGGCCGGGATCCATCGTCGAGTTCCTGGGCGTCATCGACAAGCTCGCCCACCCCGAGCGCTATGGTGGCGATCCGCTCGACGCCTTCGACGTGATCGCGCCCAGCCTGCCGGGCTACGGCTTCTCCGGCCCACCGATCCGCGAGGACGGTACCGTCGGGCCGATCGGGCCGCGCGCCGTCGCCGGCCTCTGGCACAAGCTGGTCCATGAGAAGCTGAACTACGCACGGCCGTACGGCGTGCAGGGCGGTGACTGGGGTGCGGTGATCTCGTCGTGGGCCGCCTTCGACTTCCCGATGAAGGACGAGCGCGGGGTACTGGGCTGTCATCTCAACATGATGGGGCTGCGACCCGGCATCGACCTCGGCGTCGCCAAGCTTACCGCCGAGGAGCAGGCCTGGCTCACGAAGGCGCAGGCGACGCGCGACGACGTGACGGCCTACCAGCGCATCCAGGCGACGCGGCCGCAAACCCTCGGCGTGGCGCTGACCGACTCGCCCGTCGGCCTCGCCGCCTGGATCATCGAGAAGTTCCAAGCCTGGAGCGACTGCGCCGGCGACCCGCGCAAGCGCTTCTCCCACGACCTGCTGCTCGACAACATCATGGTCTATTGGCTTACCGGCACGGCCGGCACTGCAACCTGGCTCTATCGCGGCTTTGCCCAGCACGATTCGCGCGGCCTGCCCAAAGGCCAGCGCGTCGAGACACCAACCGGCTTCGCCGCCTTTCCCCGCGATCTCACGCCGCCGCCGCCCCTCAGCTGGATCGAGCGCGCCTACGACCTCCGCCGCCACACGCCGATGCCCAGAGGTGGCCACTTCGCCGCGCTCGAGGAACCCGACCTGCTGGTCGATGACATCCGCGCCTTCTTCCGTCCGCTGCGCTTCGGCGCAGCAAACGACTAA
- a CDS encoding GNAT family N-acetyltransferase produces MPHIENAADERYRRVGLARVLAMPPASIASLEAGRRDGRLWVAVSSLNRPVGFALMKLVGGTAWLDQLSVLDRWQGRGLGAALIDRTAAEARRRGHGLLHLSTYRDVPWNGPYYARRGFVELPRGDWSSAFRRNLANESGHPPWRRVIMRLSLEVEPPQQRPHGAS; encoded by the coding sequence TTGCCGCACATCGAAAACGCGGCGGACGAGCGCTATCGCCGCGTCGGTCTGGCGCGGGTGCTTGCCATGCCGCCCGCCAGCATCGCCTCGCTGGAAGCCGGGCGGCGCGACGGCCGCCTCTGGGTCGCCGTCTCGTCGCTCAACCGTCCGGTGGGCTTCGCCCTGATGAAACTGGTTGGCGGCACGGCCTGGCTCGACCAGCTCTCGGTGCTCGACCGCTGGCAGGGCCGTGGCCTGGGCGCCGCTCTCATCGACCGAACCGCCGCTGAAGCGCGACGCCGCGGCCACGGCTTGCTCCACCTCTCGACCTATAGGGACGTGCCGTGGAACGGCCCCTACTACGCGCGGCGCGGCTTCGTCGAGCTGCCGCGCGGCGACTGGTCGTCGGCCTTTCGACGCAACCTGGCGAACGAGAGCGGCCATCCGCCGTGGCGGCGGGTCATCATGCGGTTGTCTCTTGAAGTCGAACCACCACAACAGCGGCCGCATGGGGCATCTTGA
- a CDS encoding MaoC family dehydratase N-terminal domain-containing protein, with product MTIDIAPLRKELGRKIVDEDVVTEAPIKAMLATFDRDEKVPEAGEPIAPGWHLLYLHSYARRAQLGKDGAAAEGGVLPRIPMPRRMYAGSTFTFDGDIRVGDRLRRELEFSDIQLRQGSTGNLIVTTQTRRIFTPRGLALTEAANTVFREEVKPGQKTGVPVREEAPKDVPWRRTITPDPVMLFRYSAITFNPHRIHYDRTYCIETEGYPGLVVHGPFAQQCLFDLLRDSLPGRRIKTFAVRARAPLFDTSPFDVIGRPTQDGKGAELWTVTPKGTIAAQAAATLA from the coding sequence ATGACCATCGACATCGCCCCGTTGAGGAAGGAGCTCGGCCGCAAGATCGTCGACGAGGACGTCGTGACCGAGGCGCCGATCAAGGCGATGCTCGCGACCTTCGATCGCGATGAGAAGGTGCCGGAGGCAGGCGAGCCGATCGCGCCGGGCTGGCATCTGCTTTACCTGCACTCCTATGCGCGGCGCGCCCAGCTCGGCAAGGACGGCGCCGCCGCCGAGGGCGGTGTGCTGCCCCGAATCCCGATGCCACGGCGCATGTATGCCGGCTCGACCTTCACCTTCGACGGCGACATCCGGGTCGGCGACAGGCTCCGCCGCGAGCTCGAATTCAGCGACATCCAGCTCCGCCAGGGCAGCACCGGCAACCTGATCGTCACGACGCAGACCCGGCGCATCTTCACGCCGCGCGGGCTTGCGCTCACGGAGGCGGCTAACACCGTCTTCCGCGAGGAGGTGAAGCCGGGCCAGAAGACCGGCGTGCCGGTGCGCGAGGAAGCGCCCAAGGACGTGCCATGGCGGCGTACCATCACGCCCGATCCGGTGATGCTGTTCCGCTACTCGGCGATCACTTTCAATCCGCATCGCATCCACTATGACCGCACCTATTGCATCGAGACCGAGGGCTATCCCGGCTTGGTTGTGCACGGCCCCTTCGCCCAGCAGTGCCTGTTCGACCTGCTGCGCGATTCCTTGCCAGGCCGCAGGATCAAGACCTTCGCCGTGCGCGCACGCGCGCCGTTGTTCGACACCTCGCCGTTCGACGTGATCGGCCGGCCGACCCAGGACGGCAAGGGCGCGGAACTGTGGACCGTCACGCCCAAGGGTACCATCGCCGCGCAGGCGGCGGCGACGCTCGCCTGA
- a CDS encoding TauD/TfdA family dioxygenase — translation MTVSICPITESFGAEVGDVDLGRPLTAADLAAIREAFARYAVLVFPDQEFDDESQLAFARNFGPLETTVFKARKDHRLRLHENMADVGNLDAQSRILATDDRQRLYNLGNRLWHTDSSFKRLPAYCSMLHARSIPPIGGQTEFADLRAAYDALPEATRKRIAGLVAEHSIMTSRAKLGFTDFDEGERKAFAPVPQVLVRRLPDAGRMSLYIASHAGAIRGMADDEARTLLDELTAHATQRQFVYGHRWRVKDLVMWDNRCTMHRGLAFDDQRYKRDMRRATVSDVAPTCEQMGLAVAAE, via the coding sequence GTGACAGTCAGCATCTGCCCGATCACCGAGAGCTTCGGCGCCGAGGTGGGCGACGTCGATCTCGGCCGGCCGCTTACCGCCGCCGACCTCGCCGCCATCCGCGAGGCCTTCGCCAGATACGCCGTGCTGGTCTTCCCCGACCAGGAGTTCGACGACGAGAGCCAACTCGCCTTCGCCCGCAACTTCGGGCCACTTGAGACCACGGTCTTCAAGGCGCGCAAGGACCATAGGTTGCGGCTGCACGAGAACATGGCGGACGTCGGCAATCTCGACGCCCAGAGCCGCATCCTCGCGACCGATGACCGCCAGCGCCTTTACAATCTCGGCAATCGGCTCTGGCATACCGATTCCTCGTTCAAGCGCCTGCCGGCCTATTGCTCGATGCTGCATGCGCGCTCGATCCCGCCAATCGGTGGTCAGACGGAGTTCGCCGACCTGCGCGCCGCCTACGACGCGCTGCCCGAGGCGACGAGGAAGCGCATTGCCGGCCTCGTCGCCGAGCATTCGATCATGACCTCTCGCGCCAAGCTCGGCTTCACCGACTTCGACGAGGGCGAGCGCAAGGCCTTCGCGCCGGTGCCGCAGGTGCTGGTGCGCCGCCTGCCCGATGCGGGCCGCATGAGCCTCTACATCGCGAGCCACGCCGGCGCGATCCGTGGCATGGCCGACGACGAGGCGCGCACGCTGCTCGACGAGCTCACCGCGCACGCCACGCAGCGCCAGTTCGTCTACGGCCATCGCTGGCGCGTGAAGGACCTGGTGATGTGGGACAATCGCTGCACCATGCATCGTGGCCTGGCCTTCGACGACCAGCGCTACAAGCGCGACATGCGCCGCGCCACCGTCTCGGACGTGGCGCCGACCTGCGAGCAGATGGGGCTGGCGGTCGCGGCGGAGTGA